From one Brachypodium distachyon strain Bd21 chromosome 4, Brachypodium_distachyon_v3.0, whole genome shotgun sequence genomic stretch:
- the LOC100827827 gene encoding uncharacterized protein LOC100827827 — translation MGKLVRQCDMEVMKMAMLKHEETFRQQVHELHRLYRIQTQLMGASATGRQPRRRSSKQPRRALDLQLPADQYIVGAGAGAGAEEDEDGCGTELELTLAVGGRRPACVAATRKNSSGGFSSPFASDDCSGGGGSATSLSSSPPSSVEYPVALHGYALPMPPPPPCQRAMAFDHLGASGEAMVKYSPWQLVQCQQYLSLRMT, via the exons AGCATGAGGAGACCTTCAGGCAGCAG GTTCACGAGCTGCATCGGCTGTACCGCATCCAGACGCAGCTCATGGGCGCCAGCGCCACCGGCCGGCAGCCGCGGCGCCGCAGCAGCAAGCAGCCGCGGCGGGCGCTGGACctgcagctccccgccgaccagtacatcgtcggcgccggcgccggcgccggagccgaagAAGACGAGGACGGATGCGGCACGGAGCTGGAGCTGACGCTGGCCGtcggcgggaggaggccggcctgcgtcgccgccacccgcAAGAACAGCAGCGGCGGCTTCTCCTCCCCGTTCGCGTCCGACGactgctccggcggcggcggcagcgcgacGAGCCtgtcgtcctcgccgccgtcttcggTCGAGTACCCCGTCGCGCTCCATGGCTACGCGCTcccgatgccgccgccgcctccgtgcCAGAGAGCCATGGCGTTCGACCACCTCGGAGCCAGCGGGGAGGCCATGGTGAAGTACTCGCCGTGGCAACTCGTGCAGTGCCAGCAGTACCTCAGCCTCAGGATGACATGA